In the Anastrepha obliqua isolate idAnaObli1 chromosome 1, idAnaObli1_1.0, whole genome shotgun sequence genome, one interval contains:
- the LOC129242852 gene encoding ectopic P granules protein 5 homolog isoform X2 yields the protein MATLEKTKVRTKKYKIKHKSANTGPQAEVDIAWVEVTERAASENTSNVDFDQFATTSTHDIVCQECSIASDYVEPTEDTIISGEKSPGQLSLAEELAQVSASDQGIAAAVPTPVEEVPLAEELAQVNASVHGISAAVPSPVEEVPQTPTAPPADVNTKATAPVVPEKNLPLLQYPNLMPLQLVETKSKVVYQTKRTTSPKYYFTNSQLLPFTAEQQKQLYYCAELDLVKQFELDFLMNSLLETYENDPLYAALLEYYNLQSKLAMNFYDVEKARKCVTESQSQIWIEVPITKTFSAACGDKVTVKESVTYKVAQVDGKNLETTSAALNNLYDLVCNTYTTNLIAAKITKVKIDQIIDDIISPDCLVMLAQKEKITLQKVFDASVIPYMAHLRRSISILFNFMRKLSPNKEFSTDLKIWLHKLVALHLLIATKEDHWFLLFNILRCPNGVGDWATKFFQIPCGASTATGSLDREKPLDLDSPEMNHCIATLQILLLPVKKRNEYLKDFEKEISDPAREERWILVDSDGEDSHNANGECVGLKESDLIALLNQIPFEKMFVSALKIEKFLNDYIVSTDLILANDVLRVITFFSRLVEIFGEGMLTYNTERYKQLAKRLGRLIRHTLQYSTDYYELFMHNEIPKDVRTCERISVELNTLLFKACSYIYRARNLATWQYFSSLPFHSLDSEIAWQIFYYLNVGFSTELTTNQTDYRELINTPDFWKKFSVANADSSAEDLYYLLQAFFEMANERDRAKDWDLIKTICIHIFNIGFVNANTREICYKTARDMLVNLTLSYEDLITCLLLQLKIRFNEIENSKYLIKSLPLENWKPGMDSFEILSNWLLHFDYTSEENMLARIVLSHLNWGFDYDGRLFLPHNIHVRMACLITESLNKHAPEIIGLSGISESVRQVSNLIDFSQSTKEQFTTWCWTMVSLLRLHLMDQGTEAIKRALRNPMEALMFVPELQHIDIIYQGVTENRPLAVYVAILVSLHGHTIPLICQKGLELLKSLLNDYRHAAVIRCIELIVPLFLESPETLANCENFHAVLNSLLTADRTYLKMAKDIIYPNSIGPVLGLLDNMIHHQITSYTDYGLSTPMNLINAWLNLLTALPNWQNTSVIYLLDMILRIAYQFSDARYQAVDFFHNYFKGCDEWKGISKMSTLKTLFGSVQLRVPTVSPLHGWLALVLLEIEFKTQEAHFWPEFLRQLAIINGKGSLETALKKTSTLLKMSNPFPAQMLVIYKYANVIAGMDISHPVFPIICQKFFELYLSRVPLECDEYSFGGVYGVSDKFYDFNVPLMKKVSTNLKAADAFYTNEATKRAAEESLSIFYSDCSKIMKSYDLWLHETAINHHTKDDCNFPPQYNNSKLREILNGNTSHWTEFLYLPDIRKQQKYQSQQWARKCHRSKSIKHLRTPLPPKVHVEPTERIKQLLTSYDMRVLAPQYTKPVVSIPSQITKSTFIELKAMLKTLNSMANKFHYETSELNSLNRNYLDMVLNLYKMVPYEEVKFKNCNSLLFKRQCSSPARIITTLEQIRMDNDVSGKISKYIERHDKIINGMLKLNVEEFARCVEQLSGVMRILIASNSVQHTTVVTNTGIHFFYAVVENLTDVTIKFQPTNDLYSQLLYELNIFMHENQDNEGISILELALKHPNLIKQLAAAFVPFRTAPQKFLKMYKFLVESYLKRCDKKILFVLLSKFDLVTWLENSQPKLSDINELLQLVLQGLECWSQPDSSLLQDQFRRHLVRIFDYDFPQHYGEVLQMVLDRISEQKLMPIVLLDLLNSLLARFNCKTMSANTKSAEVVEISIDFARRQNLFNLKGATDTVLLFARHFQKERLHHGLHGLYPKHKDYCNPLAMWFSCIGHVVIVTAICTFQDLLADQISDVVFESIIELYSPWLVPYSEDALQKFSANWIRQLTVKDKALSPWSEQHAPKSKVMIKSLIDIFSFVLENLPISHVILTRMFGWYVHYFAIPNIDFHVYVNIHEGMGALPWERFKPQPAQIDLFRENLQKFLPCAHAMLGHIFIRINWNGWFEETFPTIPANTQSSVISRLFTVFVKMSFEPNIHININTSKILEDAVKYPWYMVNYAELEDLFKWFVTAVDYPIILQIPTETNYADRAVLDLLRLSCAMMPEQATSWQAIMQPIHYATAKRILYTRNYVRLLCLTAAKNHKLLGTKEGINAFNSAFTDLLNTMDKSIRATGGVKSIDEQKREALNLMVEIMVPMQTQSVEVSNNFVDTIIQWQAQCGAGNFLLCSTLNAIGHMKTFVTGVYPLLESTISHYFRSSAESKDWHTPTWKALWQMLQTSVVKMDMMPIMRGPFFFTLHIFFLYKIDQITNSGDKIIFLQDVCQLLEGLKTDPFTEPRLALVWGAVISRGCQLLCETATARKVLMMFASYMCLTSTQTEGWGDTLLGAIGLKNDFVTNKRKALARSLACVLYSLFPHTSSTGPYTSDEFEFSLHELTVLLANKKFADIKPQIVTAIGIIKDESTPALRDVPQLISRLIGVFYKNDFLATASELWEFESRFT from the exons ATGGCTACGTTGGAAAAAACTAAAGtg agaacaaagaaatataaaataaaacataaaagtgCGAACACCGGGCCTCAAGCTGAGGTCGACATCGCATGGGTGGAAGTAACGGAAAGGGCAGCAAGCGAAAACACGTCAAATGTGGACTTTGATCAATTTGCAACTACAAGCACACACGATATTGTATGTCAAGAATGCTCCATTGCATCTGATTATGTCGAGCCAACTGAAGATACTATAATATCAGGCGAGAAGTCACCAGGACAGCTATCGCTGGCTGAAGAGCTTGCCCAGGTAAGCGCATCAGACCAAGGGATTGCCGCGGCAGTGCCTACTCCTGTAGAGGAGGTGCCGTTGGCGGAAGAGCTTGCCCAAGTGAACGCATCAGTCCATGGAATTTCTGCAGCAGTACCTTCACCTGTAGAAGAGGTGCCGCAAACTCCGACTGCACCACCAGCAGATGTAAACACAAAAGCAACAGCACCTGTTGTGCCAGAAAAAAATCTGCCGCTCCTCCAATATCCAAATCTTATGCCATTGCAACTGGTAGAAACTAAATCGAAAGTGGTTTATCAAACCAAAAGGACCACATCACCAAAATATTACTTCACCAACAGTCAATTGTTACCATTTACAGcggaacaacaaaaacaactctaTTATTGTGCTGAATTAGATTTAGTTAAACAGTTTGAATTGGATTTTCTCATGAACTCCCTACTGGAGACTTACGAAAATGATCCACTTTATGCAGCGCTTCTTGAGTACTACAACCTACAAAGTAAACTCGCAATGAATTTTTATGATGTAGAAAAAGCACGAAAATGTGTGACAGAGTCACAGTCACAGATTTGGATTGAGGTCCCCATCACAAAGACTTTTTCAGCGGCATGTGGCGATAAAGTTACAGTGAAAGAGTCTGTTACATACAA agTTGCTCAAGTAGATGGCAAAAATTTGGAGACCACTTCGGCAGCGTTGAATAATCTCTACGATTTGGTCTGCAACACATACACAACAAATTTAATAGCAGCAAAAATTACTAAAGTaaag ATTGATCAAATTATTGACGATATCATTTCACCCGATTGTCTGGTGATGCTTgcacaaaaggaaaaaattactttacaaaAGGTGTTCGATGCCTCGGTAATTCCCTATATGGCACACCTAAGACGCTCtatatcgattttgtttaatttcatgcGCAAACTGAGTCCAAATAAG GAATTTTCGACCGATTTAAAAATATGGCTTCACAAGCTGGTGGCTCTACATCTGCTCATTGCAACTAAAGAAGATCACTGGTTTTTACTTTTCAACATTCTACGCTGTCCAAATGGTGTGGGCGATTGGGCAACAAAGTTCTTTCAAATTCCTTGTGGCGCCAGCACAGCAACCGGCTCGCTAGACAGGGAGAAACCATTAGATCTCGATTCGCCAGAAATGAATCACTGTATTGCGACATTGCAAATATTACTTTTGCCCgtaaaaaaacgaaatgaataTCTAAAAGACTTCGAAAAG GAAATTTCGGATCCTGCGCGCGAAGAACGCTGGATACTCGTAGACTCAGATGGTGAGGATAGTCACAATGCAAATGGTGAGTGCGTGGGCCTAAAAGAGAGTGATTTAATCGCACTGCTAAATCAAATACCATTTGAGAAAATGTTTGT TTCcgcattgaaaattgaaaaattcctaAATGACTATATTGTTTCCACGGATCTCATACTGGCCAATGACGTCCTGCGcgttataacatttttttccagaCTAGTGGAGATTTTCGGTGAAGGTATGTTGACATATAATACGGAGCGTTACAAGCAGCTAGCAAAGCGTTTGGGACGTCTCATAAGGCATACACTTCAATacagcaccgattattatgagcTATTCAT GCACAACGAAATCCCAAAGGATGTAAGAACATGCGAACGCATTTCTGTGGAATTGAATACACTGCTCTTCAAAGCGTGCAGCTACATTTATCGAGCTCGCAATTTGGCCACTTGGCAATATTTTTCATCGCTACCTTTCCACTCGCTCGATTCAGAAATTGcttggcaaatattttattacctaAATGTCGGTTTTTCAACGGAGTTAACGACAAATCAAACAG ACTATAGAGAGCTTATAAACACGCCGGATTTCTGGAAGAAATTCAGTGTTGCTAATGCAGACTCATCCGCTGAAGATTTGTATTATCTGCTGCAAGCCTTTTTTGAAATGGCCAACGAACGGGATAGAGCCAAGGATTGGGATTTGATAAAAACCATATGTATCCACATCTTTAAT attgGTTTCGTAAACGCCAACACTCGCGAAATTTGTTATAAAACGGCGCGCGATATGCTCGTCAATCTAACTCTTTCCTATGAAGATCTAATTACATGCCTCTTATTGCAACTGAAAATACGTttcaatgaaattgaaaatagtAAATATCTGATCAAGTCACTGCCTTTGGAGAACTGGAAACCGGGCATGGATAGCTTTGAAATTCTGTCAAATTGGCTACTTCATTTCGACTATACATCGGAAGAAAATATGCTTGCGCGCATAGTCTTAAGCCACTTGAATTGGGGTTTCGATTACGACGGGCGCCTCTTTCTGCCGCATAACATACATGTGCGCATGGCGTGCCTGATCACTGAATCACTGAACAAACATGCACCCGAAATCATTGGCTTATCTGGTATATCCGAAAGTGTACGGCAAGTTTCCAATCTTATTGATTTTTCACAATCGACAAAAGAGCAGTTCACAACCTGGTGTTGGACGATGGTGTCGCTGCTACGCCTACATCTGATGGATCAAGGCACTGAGGCCATAAAGCGCGCGCTCCGCAATCCTATGGAGGCCCTAATGTTTGTGCCGGAATTGCAACATATCGATATAATTTATCAAGGTGTTACTGAGAATAGGCCACTTGCTGTATATGTTGCCATTCTCGTTAGCCTGCATGGGCATACGATACCTCTGATTTGTCAGAAAGGTTTAGAGCTGTTGAAGTCACTTTTGAACGATTATCGTCATGCAGCAGTAATACGTTGCATAGAATTAATAGTTCCGCTCTTTTTGGAATCGCCAGAAACTTTAGCAAACTGTGAAAA CTTTCATGCTGTATTGAATTCTCTACTGACTGCTGATCGCACTTATTTGAAAATGGCAAAAGACATAATTTACCCAAACTCAATTGGGCCTGTGCTAGGGCTGCTCGACAACATGATTCACCATCAAATAACGAGCTACACTGA TTACGGTCTGTCCACACCTATGAATTTGATAAACGCTTGGTTGAATTTGCTTACCGCTCTGCCCAATTGGCAAAACACCAGCGTGATCTACCTACTCGACATGATTTTGCGCATTGCTTACCAGTTCTCGGACGCACGCTATCAAGCAGTGGATTTCTTTCACAACTATTTCAAG GGCTGTGATGAATGGAAGGGCATCAGTAAGATGTCGACTCTAAAAACACTTTTCGGCTCCGTGCAATTACGCGTGCCAACAGTCTCACCGCTTCATGGCTGGCTAGCGCTGGTGCTGCTGGAGATTGAATTCAAAACACAGGAAGCGCATTTTTGGCCGGAATTTTTACGGCAATTAGCCATTATCAATGGTAAAGGTTCTTTAGAGACTGCGTTGAAG AAAACTTCAACATTGCTGAAAATGTCCAACCCGTTTCCGGCGCAAATGCTTGTGATATACAAATACGCGAATGTTATCGCAGGCATGGATATCAGTCACCCTGTATTTCCAATTATATGCCAGAAGTTTTTTGAACTCTATTTAAGCAGAGTGCCATTGGAGTGCGATGAATACAg TTTTGGAGGCGTTTACGGCGTTTCAGACAAATTTTATGACTTCAACGTACCTCTAATGAAGAAAGTTAGCACCAATCTGAAGGCAGCTGATGCTTTCTACACTAACGAAGCAACTAAGCGCGCAGCTGAAGAAAGTTTAAGCATATTCTACAGTGATTGCTCGAA GATAATGAAATCATATGACCTGTGGCTGCATGAAACGGCCATAAATCACCATACGAAAGATGATTGCAATTTTCCACCACAGTATAACAACTCAAAGCTGCGGGAAATATTAAACGGCAATACG TCACATTGGACAGAATTTCTCTATTTGCCCGATATacgaaaacaacaaaagtaTCAATCCCAGCAGTGGGCACGAAAATGTCATCGCTCCAAGTCGATCAAACACCTCCGCACACCATTGCCACCGAAGGTGCACGTTGAACCAACCGAGCGCATCAAACAACTCTTAACTTCGTACGATATGCGGGTATTGGCGCCTCAATATACGAAGCCCGTCGTTAGCATTCCAAGTCAAATAACAAAGTCTACGTTCATAGAACTCAAAGCGATGTTAAAAACACTTAACAGCATGGCAAA CAAATTTCATTACGAAACCAGTGAACTGAATTCGCTAAACCGAAACTACTTAGATATGGTTTTGAATTTGTACAAAATGGTGCCTTATGAGgaagtgaaatttaaaaactgcaATTCCCTGCTTTTCAAACGGCAATGCAGCAGTCCAGCGCGCATCATTACAACACTTGAACAAATACGCATGGATAACGATGTCTCAGGAAAGATAAGTAAGTACATAGAACGTCACGACAAGATTATAAATGGAATGCTTAAACTGAATGTGGAAGAATTCGCGCGTTGTGTAGAGCAGTTGAGCGGCGTTATGCG CATCTTGATTGCATCCAATTCGGTACAGCATACCACTGTTGTCACCAACACaggcatacattttttctatgccgttgtggaaaatctTACTGACGTTACAATCAAATTCCAACCAACCAACGACTTATATAGTCAGCTCTTGTATGAGCTTAAC ATTTTCATGCATGAAAACCAAGACAACGAGGGTATCAGTATACTGGAGCTTGCACTGAAACACCCCAATTTAATAAAGCAGCTGGCAGCTGCATTTGTTCCCTTCCGAACGGCACcgcaaaaattcctgaaaatgtACAAATTCCTGGTTGAATCGTATTTAAAACGCtgtgataaaaaaatacttttcgtgTTGTTGTCGAAA TTTGACTTGGTAACATGGCTTGAAAACTCACAACCAAAACTTAGCGACATTAACGAGCTGTTGCAGCTGGTATTGCAAGGTTTGGAATGTTGGTCTCAGCCCGACTCCAGCCTTCTTCAGGATCAGTTTCGACGCCATTTGGTACGCATCTTCGATTATGATTTCCCACAACACTACGGCGAAGTATTGCAAATGGTTTTGGATAGAATTTCAGAGCAGAAATTAATGCCAATTGTGCTGCTGGACTTGCTAAATTCGCTGCTCGCACGCTTCAACTGTAAAACCATGTCAGCTAATACCAAAAGCGCTGAGGTAGTGGAAATTTCAATTGATTTTGCACGCCGGCAAAACCTTTTCAACCTAAAAGGTGCGACAGATACTGTGCTGCTCTTCGCGCGTCACTTCCAGAAAGAGAGATTGCACCATGGCCTGCACGGACTATATCCGAAGCATAAGGATTACTGTAATCCACTTGCCATGTGGTTTTCATGTATTGGGCATGTCGTCATTGTTACAGCGATTTGCACTTTTCAAGATTTGCTGGCGGATCAAA TAAGCGATGTTGTTTTCGAATCAATTATTGAACTTTATTCGCCCTGGCTAGTGCCATATTCTGAAGATGCTTTACAAAAATTCTCAGCAAACTGGATACGCCAACTGACGGTAAAAGATAAAGCATTGTCGCCTTGGAGTGAACAGCATGCGCCCAAAAGCAAAGTTATGATCAAATCCTTAATAGACATTTTCAGTTTCGTGCTGGAGAATCTGCCAA TTTCGCATGTGATCCTTACGCGCATGTTCGGTTGGTACGTGCATTACTTCGCTATTCCGAACATCGATTTTCATGTTTATGTGAATATTCACGAGGGTATGGGTGCATTACCCTGGGAGCGATTTAAGCCGCAACCTGCACAAATAGATTTGTTTCGTGAGAATTTACAAAAA TTCTTACCCTGCGCTCATGCTATGTTGGGACACATCTTCATACGCATCAATTGGAATGGCTGGTTTGAGGAGACTTTTCCAACAATACCGGCCAACACGCAATCGTCAGTTATTTCGCGACTCTTTAcggtttttgtgaaaatgtctttcGAACCGAATATACACATAAACATAAATACTAGCAAAATATTGGAGGACGCCGTCAAGTATCCGTGGTATATGGTGAATTATgctgagttggaagatctcttCAAGTGGTTTGTAACCGCAGTTGATTATCCAATCATACTACAAATACCAACAGAAACGAACTACGCCGATAGAGCCGTCTTGGA CTTACTCCGTCTCAGCTGTGCCATGATGCCCGAGCAAGCCACGTCTTGGCAAGCCATTATGCAGCCCATACATTACGCAACAGCGAAGCGCATACTCTACACACGCAATTACGTGCGTTTGTTGTGTCTCACCGCGGCGAAGAACCACAAGCTATTGGGCACAAAGGAGGGTATAAATGCCTTTAATAGCGCCTTCACAGACCTGCTCAACACAATGGACAAGTCTATACGCGCCACTGGCGGCGTAAAGTCCATTGACGAACAGAAACGCGAAGCCTTGAATCTGATGGTGGAAATAATGGTGCCTATGCAAACGCAGAGCGTGGAGGTTTCCAA caattttgtgGACACAATCATTCAATGGCAGGCGCAGTGTGGCGCTGGCAATTTCCTGCTCTGCAGCACTCTTAACGCTATTGGGCACATGAAGACGTTTGTTACTGGCGTATATCCACTTTTAGAGTCAACCATCTCGCATTATTTCCGCTCATCAGCAGAATCAAAAGATTGGCACACACCAACCTGGAAAGCACTGTGGCAGATGCTACAAACATCTGTTGTGAAAATGGATATGATGCCCATCATGCGCGGCCCATTCTTCTTCACGctgcatatttttttcctttataaaATTGACCAGATTACTAACTCTGGtgataaaatcatttttttgcaagACGTATGCCAACTGCTGGAAGGCTTGAAGACTGA TCCATTTACGGAGCCACGCTTAGCGTTAGTCTGGGGTGCGGTTATTTCGCGCGGCTGTCAGCTTCTCTGTGAAACAGCCACCGCCAGAAAGGTGTTAATGATGTTTGCCTCCTACATGTGTCTGACGTCAACGCAAACTGAGGGTTGGGGTGATACGTTGCTTGGCGCAATTGGTTTGAAGAATGATTTTGTGACGAATAA GCGCAAAGCACTTGCACGTTCTTTGGCGTGTGTCTTGTATTCCTTATTTCCGCATACGAG TTCCACTGGTCCATATACAAGTGACGAATTTGAGTTCTCTTTACACGAGTTAACTGTGTTGTTGGCTAATAAAAAATTCGCTGATATCAAACCACAAATAGTTACGGCTATCGGCATTATCAAGGACGAAAGCACTCCCGCTTTACGTGACGTGCCGCAATTAATTTCCCGGCTCATTGGcgtgttttataaaaatgattttcttgcgACTGCTTCTGAATTATGGGAATTTGAGTCTAGGTTTACTTGA